The sequence below is a genomic window from Acidimicrobiales bacterium.
CCGTCGATCTCGGCCGAGTCGGCGACACGAAAGCCGGACGACCAAGTCCCCTCGAAGCGGTTGCGGACCTCGACGGGGTCTCCGCCGCGGTGCTCGATCAGTGCCTGCACCTCCACTCCTCTCTGATTCTCCTACTCCTCATTCGGCGGTGGAACTCCGGCTACCGGACGGCGCCGCTGGCGGCGCGTCGGGGTGTCCGGGTCGGTCGGTCCGGCGGGGCGGCGGTCTCCTGCGTGCGCCGCTTGGCCTCGGCGACGATCCCGTCGGCCACCTCGCGGGAGACCAGCCGGATGCGGTGTCCCTCCCGGCGGGCCTCGGCCCGGATCGTCTCGGCCTCGGCTCTGGCGTCGGCCAGTAGGCGGCGGGCCTCGGCGGCGTCGGTGTCTGCCGCTCCGCGGGCGTCGGCGATCTCGTCCTGGCGGCGCCGCACGCCGTCGCGCAGGGGCGGTACCACGTAGCGGGCGATCACGCCCGCCACAGCGCCGAACAGGGCCAGCTCGACGAAGAAGGTGGCGTTGGGCATCATCGAAGCAACGGCGATGGTCATTGAACTAGGAGCTCCTTGTTCGGAATGGGTTCGGCACGTGCGGCTCGATCCGACCCGAGGGCCGCCTGGTGGTAAAGCACGGTTAGCAGGGAAAAGATGAGTGCCTGCATGGCCCCGGCCGCGACCTCGAAGACGCTCCAGGCCGCGTGGGGAAGCGGGCTCAGGTAGGCGGGGAGCAGCTCCCCGATCAGAAGGACCATGAGCCCGCCGGCGAACATGGTCCCGTACAGCCGCAGGGCCAGGCTGAGCGGGCGGGCCAGCTCCTCCAACATGTTGAGGGGGAGCATCCAGGGGTAGGGCCGGGCGTAGTGGGCCAGGTAGCCGCGCCAGCCCCGGGCTCGCAGCGACGTCACATGGACACTGGCCACCACGACCGCGGCTAGAGCCAGGGCCAGGTTCAGATCGGCGGTGGGAGCCGGGAGCGGCCAGCCGGGGATGAGGTGGGCCCAGTTGGCGACCAGGATGAAGCCAAACAGGCTGATGGCCAGCGGGACGGCCCGCCGGCCCGCTGATCCGACCGCCGGGCCGAGGCGGGACTCCACCGCGGCGATCGTTGCCTCCCACGCCAATACCAGCCCGCTCGGCGAGGAGCGCCGGGACTGTCGCCGGGCCCACAGCCCACAGCCGACCACCAGTGCCCCGGCCAGGGCCGACGAAGCCAGGGTGGCGACGTTGACGACCACCCCGCCGATCTCGACCTGTGGCGTCGCCCCGATCTCGCTCAGCTCCATGTGTGGGCCCTCCCGCTGCCCGGCGCCGCAGCTCCCGGACGGATCGTCGAGATGTGGTCGGGGACCACCCGGTCGGGGTGGTCCTCGTGCAGGTGGGACTCCAACTCGTTGTGGTTGGTGAAGCGCAGCTCGCAGAAAGGGCACTGGCGGATCCCGGTGATGTCCATCGGACCTCCTTCGCTCGTCCGTCATTGCCATTGAAGGCCCCGCGGTTGGAGGCGGGGTCGAGCCGGTATGTAGACCGTGAGGAGATCCAGGGCGTGAGCGACGAGGTATGTGCCTCCCCCAGTCCCCGAGCATTTCCTCTACCGTCATGCTCCGATGTTGGGGGTGGTCGCGACCCGCGCTACAGCCTCACTGAAATCGGCACACCCGGGGCGGGGGTGTCATGGGTCCGGCAGGCCAGCTCGATCGACGGTGGCCCCCTGTGTCGACGCCGTAACACCCGTCGTCCGCCACGCCAGGCCGCCGAGCAGGGTGCAACGAGTTCTGACCGCCACACGTCACACGAATCCGAGGCGCGGGGTACGAATCCGGCAGGTACTTTGGTCTGGGCGCGCCGACCCGTCAGCGCCCCGCAACGGCAACTCCACGTGTCGATCAGGTAGACGCCTGGCCGCTCCCTTGTGCCGGCCCGGGTGGGGCATCGTCTTCCCGCAACAACATTCCAGAGCTTCCGCCCTGGTTCGGCTCGTCGATCGGCCTGGTGTTGGCCCTCAGATGCACCCGCCCGGCGTCCACCTGGCCTTGGCCGACCAGGGGGGCCGCCGACTCGGAGATGGGCGGGGCGACCCCGGACCGGCGTCGACGGCTGCGAGAGAGGAGTCTGCGTGCCCCCTCGATCACCACGGTGACGCCCGCCCCGACTCCGAGCGCGAGGAGGAGACCAGCCCAGGGGCGGTCCTCGAAGCGCTTTCCCCCGATTCTTCCGAGGGCAAAGGCGTAGGATGCCCACAGTGCGCCGGCAACGGCGGTGGCTCCGACGAACGCCCGGCGCGGGTAAGCGGTGGCCCCGCACGTCACCGTCACCGCTGTGCGCCCTCCCGGGATGAACCGGCAGGCGACGATAAGCGCGGCGCCCCGCCGGGCCAGGGCGTGGCGAGCCCACTCCCTCCGCCGGACGCCGCGCTCGCCGGAGAAGAGGCGCCGGTCGAGGACGGGCCCGAAGCGCCGACCGAGGACGTAGCAGAGATTGTCCCCCGCCCATGCCCCCGCCGCGGCCAGCGCCACGAGGATCCCGATGCGCACATCGACGCTGCCGGCAGTGGCAACTCCGAGGGTGATCACGGCGGTCTCCGATGGGAGCACGGGCACCACCGCGTCGAGCGCGGGAACGAGGAATGCAATGGCGTAGGACCCCGCCGAGGCCACATCGAGGTGCTCGATGAGGCTCACGCCCCAGTCTCGCTGACCTTGGTCCGGGCGACGTCGGTGTCCGGGTGGGCCGGGGGCCAGGCCAGGCTGGCCCCGACCGAGGCGCCGACGGCTGCGGCGATGACCGCCAGGGCGATGTCGGCCGCCTCCACCGCCACGAGTGCCACGAACAGCGGTGTGGCTGCCCGTCGCCCGCCCGCCCGGGTCCAGAACCGCTCACCGTCCGCTTGGGCGCTCACGGGCAGGACCCGCGACAGGAGCCGCACCGCCCGGCTCCCGCCGGAGCCGACGTGGGGTCCACCCCGTGCCATGCGCACCCCGGCGACGAGGAGGAACACGGCGAAGGCGCCGAGCACCCAGCCGAATCGCTGCAGCGCCGCCGCGCCCCCGGCGATGAAGCCGGCCCGCAGCACCAAGGCCCCCACCACCCCGTAGAAGAGGACCCGGCGCTGCTGGAATGAGGGGACCCCCAGGCCGGTGAAGATCATGGCGAAGACGAAGACGTTGTCGATGCTCAACGACTTCTCGAGCGCGTAGCCGGCGAAGTACTGGCTGGCCACTCCTGGTCCTGACAGGACTCCGAGGACCGCACCGAAGCCTATGCCGGCGACGATCCATGCCCCGCTCGTGACCAGGGCCCGAAGCAGGCTCTGTGTCGCGTGGCGCCCGGTGTACAGGTCCACGGCCAACAGCGCCGCGATCACGCCGACCAGGGCGCACCAGGCCCATACCGGGGTCCTCACCGCCGCTTCCGGCTATCTGGCGCAGTAGCGGATGCGCTCAGGCGACTTCGCGCCCGGAGGACGCCGGCGCCCGGCGGCCGGCCGGGGTCCTCGTCGAGCGGTGCTCCGTGGCCGCCCGGCCGAACAGGCGCACGGCGCGCTTCCGGGCCCGCCGGTCCATGCCCAGGCGCAGCCAGGTCCGGGTCATGGCGGGCTCGCCAGCCCGCAGTGCCGACAGCTCGGCACCGGAGGCGACCGCCGACCAGGCGAGCAGCCGGGCCCGGCGGCGGCTGGGCATGGCCGGACACTCCCGGTTGATACCCGAAGCGTCCCGTGCTCGCCCGTCCTCGTTGTCCTCGCGGTCGCGGCGGACCGCCAGATAGTCGTCGAGGACCACCCACAGTCGAGCCAGGTGCCAGTCGAGGTGATCGAGCCCCCCGGGACGGTCGGCGGTATAGAGCCGCTCGGCGCGGCCCGCCACTTCGCAGAGCTGGGCCGCCACCGCGGCGCGCTCGGCCGCCAGCGCTTCGAACCCGGCGCCCGAGCCGGCCGGGTGGCCCAGGTCGTCCTCGGCCAGGAGTCGGCGCACGGCGTCGCTGACCACGTAGGTGTGCTCGGCCAACAGCCCCGCCTGGGGTAGGCCGCCCGAGGCCAGACCCTGGCACAGGTTCACCATCAGGGGCAGGTCGTGGCGCAGGGCTCGCTCGAGGACGTCGTGTCGGTCCACCTCGTCCCCGGGGTCGATCTGGCCCGGGCCGACGGCCAGGCCAGCTGGGATCCGCTCGGCAGTCGGCTCCGCGATGTCGGCTTCCCGCCTCGACTCGAGACGCGACGTCCGCCCCGCCGACCAGGCCAGTGCCGCCCCTGCGAGGAGTCCGAGCAGGCCGAGGGCCACCCACGTGCCGGCGACCACCCAGGTGAGAATGGCGGAGAAGGTCAGCAGGCCGACGCCTGCTGAGACCGTGGCCCGGTGACGCAGGTCGGCCCGGATGCTTGCTTCATTGCTCTGATAGCTGGTCATGTCTGCATCCAACGATGCTCGGGTAGCGACGGGATGCAGCCGGTGTGGCGGTGGTGTGGAGATCCGCCGCCGCTCAGCCCCGGGGGGGTGGCCCCATGTGATGTAGCGGCAGGACGACCCGGAACGTGGCGCCCTGGCCGGCCACGCTGTCCACCTCCACCGTGCCGGCGTGCGCGCCCACCAGCTCGGCCACCACGGCGAGGCCGACGCCCGAACCGGCCCGGGAGGCGCCGGCCCGTCCACGCCAGAAGGGCTCGAAGAGGTGGGGGATCTCGCTGGCGTAGATCCCCGGACCCGAATCGCGCACCTCCAGCAGTGCCCGGTTTGCGGCCGAACCGACCGCGAGCTCGACCACCGAGCCGGCCGGTGAGAACTTGGCGGCATTGGTCAAGAGGTTGGTGACCACCTGGTGCAGCCGTCCCGCGTCCCCGGCCACCCACGTGGCCGAGAGCTTCCTATACAGGGTCAGCTCGGAGGCGGCGTAGCGGTCGGCCAGGGCGTCGGCGGCTCCGGTGGCCACCTCGGCCAGGTCTACGGGCACCTTGTGCAGGCTGAGGCCGGCAGCCTCGGCCGAGGCCAGGGTCTCCAGGTCGTCCACCCGGGCCGCCAGGCGCAACGCCTCGTCGCGGAGCGACGCCAGGCTCTCCGTGTTCGACGCGGTGACTCCGTCCAGCATGGCCTCGCAGGCGGCCAGGATGATGGCGACCGGGGTGCGCAGCTCGTGGGCCACGTGCGCCGCCGCCGTTCGGCGCAGGCGGTCCTCCTTCTCGACGGCGGCGGCCATGGTGTCGTACGCCTCCGCCAGCTCGGCCAGCTCCCGGGGTGCGGGAACCTCGCCGACCCGGGCGTCCCGGCGCCCGGCGGTCATGGCCCGGGCCGCGATCGTGAGGCGGCGAAGCGGGCGGCTGATGCGCTCGGCCAACAGGACCGCCGCCCCGAGCGCCAGCAGCACGGCGGCTCCCGCGGATCCGGCCAGTCCCAGCGCCAGGGCATGGCGCAGGTGGGCATCCGCCCGGCCCACTCCTCCCGAGCCGATGACCAGGTCGACCTCGCCCACCGTGCGCCCGTCGACGACCGCAGGGGCCCGGGCGCGATCGGTGGCGCCCGCCCGATCGACGGAGCCGGGGTTCCGGGCCACCGCCGAGCCCGCCCGGTCCGTGATCGTCACCCGGGCGCCCACCGCGTCGGCTACGGCCAGGGCGTCGGACAGGTCGACGCCGGACCAGCTCCCGTGGGAGCGATAGTCGTTGGCGGCGGTGGCCGCTACGGCGTGGGCAAGGTCGGCGGCCTGCTGGCGGGCCAGGCTCGACACGTCGCGGGACTCCGCCACCACCGTCAGCACCGCGAAGAGTCCCACAGC
It includes:
- the atpB gene encoding F0F1 ATP synthase subunit A; protein product: MELSEIGATPQVEIGGVVVNVATLASSALAGALVVGCGLWARRQSRRSSPSGLVLAWEATIAAVESRLGPAVGSAGRRAVPLAISLFGFILVANWAHLIPGWPLPAPTADLNLALALAAVVVASVHVTSLRARGWRGYLAHYARPYPWMLPLNMLEELARPLSLALRLYGTMFAGGLMVLLIGELLPAYLSPLPHAAWSVFEVAAGAMQALIFSLLTVLYHQAALGSDRAARAEPIPNKELLVQ
- a CDS encoding DedA family protein yields the protein MSLIEHLDVASAGSYAIAFLVPALDAVVPVLPSETAVITLGVATAGSVDVRIGILVALAAAGAWAGDNLCYVLGRRFGPVLDRRLFSGERGVRRREWARHALARRGAALIVACRFIPGGRTAVTVTCGATAYPRRAFVGATAVAGALWASYAFALGRIGGKRFEDRPWAGLLLALGVGAGVTVVIEGARRLLSRSRRRRSGVAPPISESAAPLVGQGQVDAGRVHLRANTRPIDEPNQGGSSGMLLREDDAPPGPAQGSGQAST
- a CDS encoding HAMP domain-containing sensor histidine kinase, with amino-acid sequence MADLGRRGRYARGGVASRLAVAFVAVALAAVGLFAVLTVVAESRDVSSLARQQAADLAHAVAATAANDYRSHGSWSGVDLSDALAVADAVGARVTITDRAGSAVARNPGSVDRAGATDRARAPAVVDGRTVGEVDLVIGSGGVGRADAHLRHALALGLAGSAGAAVLLALGAAVLLAERISRPLRRLTIAARAMTAGRRDARVGEVPAPRELAELAEAYDTMAAAVEKEDRLRRTAAAHVAHELRTPVAIILAACEAMLDGVTASNTESLASLRDEALRLAARVDDLETLASAEAAGLSLHKVPVDLAEVATGAADALADRYAASELTLYRKLSATWVAGDAGRLHQVVTNLLTNAAKFSPAGSVVELAVGSAANRALLEVRDSGPGIYASEIPHLFEPFWRGRAGASRAGSGVGLAVVAELVGAHAGTVEVDSVAGQGATFRVVLPLHHMGPPPRG